TCACCGTCACACTCGAGGACGACGTCGTCACGGCCGTCGAGGTGACGGGTCAGCCGCAGGCGAGCGAGTCGCAGCAGTATCAGTCGCAGTTCATCGGCGGCATCGCCGATGAGGTCGTGGGCCTCGACATCGACGAGCTGTCCGTCAGCCGCGTCGCCGGCTCGTCGTTGACGAGCACGGGCTTCAACGCCGCGATCGAGGAGATCAAGACCGAGGCCGCGGTCTGACGATCATGCCGCGACAGGCCTCTCCGTGGCGTTTCGACGCGATCGGGACGGCATGGGAGATCGAGACGGACGAGCCGCTGGACGAGCGCGTCCGAGAGGATGTCGCCCGGGTGATCGACGACTTCGATCGACAGTGGTCGCGTTTCCGCGACGACTCCGTCGTCTCCGGTCTCGCCGCGTCGGGGGGACGCGTCCGCACGCCTCCCGACGCGGCGGCGATGCTCGGCGCGTATGCGGAGCTGTCGGAGGCGACGGAGGGAGCCGTCAACCCGCTCGTCGGCGACGCCCTCGCGCGGCGCGGCTACGACTCCCGCTACTCGATGCGGGATCTCGGCGCGCAGCCCGCGCCCGAGCGCTGGGCCGAGCTGCTCACCTGGGACGACGACGCGCTCTCCCTGTCCGAGCCCGCGACGATCGACGTCGGGGCCCTCGGCAAGGGACGGCTCGTCGACCTCGTCGCGGATGTCGTGCGAGCGGAGGCGGGAGGCCGGTTCGTCGTCGACGCGAGCGGCGACATGCGCGTGCACGGAGCCCCCGTGCGCGTCGCGCTGGAGCATCCGTACGATTCCCGCCGCGCGATCGGCACCATCGACGTGGTCGACGGCGCCCTGTGCGCCTCGGCGATCAACCGCCGCGCCTGGGGCGATGGCCTCCACCACGTCCTCGACGCCCGCACCGGGATTCCCGTGCGGGCGTACGCGGCGACCTGGGCGACGGCCCCGACGGCGATGGCGGCCGATGCCGTCGCCACGGCCCTCTTCTTCGACGGCGGGCCCGAGCTGGCGCACGCGTGGGGAGCGGACTGGGTGCGGATGACGACGGACGGCAGGGTGGAATGGTCACCCGGCAGTAAGGCAGGCTTGTTCACGTGATCGCATCCCTCACGTCCGGCCTGAACCGGCTGCTCGCCGTGATCGGCCGGTTCTCGATGTACCGCGTCGTCCTGCTCTCGCTGTCGACGCTCGCGGTCGTCGCCGTCGTCCTGTCGTTCTTCCAGATCGTCGTCCCGACGACAGGCGAGATCCTGCTCACGGCGGTGGTGCTCGCCGCCGCCGTCATCGTCGTCGATCAGGCGGCGCAGCGCATCGTGCGCGCGCCGGTGCGCGTCGAGTCGTCGCTCATCACGGCGCTCATCCTGCTCTTCGTCGTGCGGCCGTCGACGGATCCCGCGGCTCTCGCGGGACTGGTCATCGCGGCGGCGGCCGCCGCGGCGTCGAAGTACCTCCTCGTCTGGCGCGGACGTCACATCTTCAACCCCGCCGCCGTCGGCGCCACGGTCGTCACGATCGTGTACGCGATCGCCCCCACGGCCGGGATCCTGCCGTCCGCCTGGTGGGTCGGCTCGCCCGCGCTCGCGGCTCCCGTGATCCTCCTCGGCCTCGCGGTCCTGGTGCGCACCGAGAAGGTGCGCGTGGTCGGCGTCTTCCTCGTCGTGGCGGTGGGCGTCTACACGCTCCGCACGGTGCTGCAGTCG
This window of the Microbacterium sp. AB genome carries:
- a CDS encoding FAD:protein FMN transferase → MPRQASPWRFDAIGTAWEIETDEPLDERVREDVARVIDDFDRQWSRFRDDSVVSGLAASGGRVRTPPDAAAMLGAYAELSEATEGAVNPLVGDALARRGYDSRYSMRDLGAQPAPERWAELLTWDDDALSLSEPATIDVGALGKGRLVDLVADVVRAEAGGRFVVDASGDMRVHGAPVRVALEHPYDSRRAIGTIDVVDGALCASAINRRAWGDGLHHVLDARTGIPVRAYAATWATAPTAMAADAVATALFFDGGPELAHAWGADWVRMTTDGRVEWSPGSKAGLFT